Genomic segment of Candidatus Poribacteria bacterium:
AAAGCAGACTGGCAAATCGCTCCCCCTTCCGAGGTGGGGATAGATACTGAGAAATTGAATCTTGCCAAGGTATGGCTCGATTCAAAGTTTGCGGATGACAGTTACCGCATAGCGATTGTTCGGCACGGCTATCTGGTGGCGGAATGGACGCATAATATCCCAAGCCCAGAGAAGCATCATATCGCCTCTGCCAATAAGTCGATCCTGTCCAGTATGCTGGGCATAGCGGTTGACGAAGGTAAAATCGGGAGTGCCGACGATCGCGCTGTGGACTACTATCCTGAACTGATGGACGTGCCGGAGGGCGAAGGTCCCAAAGAGGGACGCTGGGCATTTGAGGCGAATCGTGGGTTGACGCTGCGACATCTGATCTGTAATGTGTCGGGATATATGAAACCGGGTGAAGCGCCGGGACAGGTGTTCAATTATCAGACCAACGGGATGTGTGTGCTTTCGCACTGCATCGAGAAAGCGTATGGGTTGTATGATGTCAATCGTCCAGAAGAATCGCCAAAGATCTCGCCGCTCTACAAGGAGAAGATCGCCGATGTGATTGGTGCGGATTGGGAGTATAGATCGAGATCCCANNNNNNNNNNNNNNNNNNNNNNNNNNNNNNNNNNNNNNNNNNNNNNNNNNNNNNNNNNNNNNNNNNNNNNNNNNNNNNNNNNNNNNNNNNNNNNNNGTAATCCCCGAAAACTGGCTACGCGAGGCAACTGCCGTCGCGCCCGATATTCTGGCGAACAGTCCTGAGAATATGTGGCGGTACGGACACGGATTTTGGACAAATCAGAAGGGCAAACTCTGGCACGATCTGCC
This window contains:
- a CDS encoding serine hydrolase, with amino-acid sequence MTAKTFPKADWQIAPPSEVGIDTEKLNLAKVWLDSKFADDSYRIAIVRHGYLVAEWTHNIPSPEKHHIASANKSILSSMLGIAVDEGKIGSADDRAVDYYPELMDVPEGEGPKEGRWAFEANRGLTLRHLICNVSGYMKPGEAPGQVFNYQTNGMCVLSHCIEKAYGLYDVNRPEESPKISPLYKEKIADVIGADWEYRSRS